In the genome of Carettochelys insculpta isolate YL-2023 chromosome 17, ASM3395843v1, whole genome shotgun sequence, the window atcaactgtgggctcagctctTGCTGATGTCTGAtacttctctcactatttccttccatctttcactgtccaatgcagagtagcttagtttctgtagattagctccgcaCGAATCTATCTTGTCTACCCATtctttggggtctgcctctcctttttgaactgtccattatgccgaataccagggtcttgatttttttgttcattgcTCACTCTGTAAATATGCCAGGATAGCTGCAACTTgctttgtataaccttctgcagtgggttctctttcggctgtatctttttatataattcctcgttggtgaccttctgcatccttcgtattctcaggatctttctataacaactcctctcaaatgccaacatTTTTCTCTTTGTATCTTTTATCATCAGctatgtctcacatccacacaatgtgctgctgaatacacacattttcaagttgctcaactttgttcctaatcactttgcttttccagatcttatccattgccttcaaactcactcttgctttcactattctaatcactatttccttcttagtctagatcatatgttatgttgctccccagatatgtgaacttctttatGTTCTGTAGTTTGATCCcctctacactgattttcctttctgtttccttatctctaaatataaatgtgaatacttGCATATAAAACCAGGAACAtagttttaatgagatggatgagcctgagacccaagaTCTGATCATgctgctccccccaacccacactttgCACTTCCTGGCATAGGGCAAAACAGAAACATCATCATCCTGAGGGGGAAAGGGGGATGTTGGGCGGGGGAGAGGTGAGGAGGCTGCGGAGCTGCGATGAAGGTGCTcctgagggggtgagggagggtaGATGGTTCCTGGAGGGGTGTGGGATATGTAGGAAGAAACCGGGGAGGGGGTTAGGGGCTGATTTCCAATTAGGAAattggtagggtgaccatagctccctgtcccaaataagggacagggagatatggcggaggggtggctcctcctggctccaatgCCCAGGGAGCTGGGTAAGGAGGGGGCAGCCAACTGCActtctcccccacagccccagggaagtggcagctctcGGTGTTCCCCACGCCACCAGCCTTGGggatgtggcagccaccagcGCTTCCCCTTGCAGCCCTGAGGAAAGACAGCTGTCAGCACTCGGCACACCCCacgaagtggcagccactggcaccccccacacacacacataccccgaGCGCTGGGGAGGCAGCACAGACACGGCAGCCgagtgctctgcagccagcaagTGCTGGCGGCAAAGATCAGCGGGGCGGGggaatacgggacaattagtcccttttaaaataagTGGGGgcgcctttttggcgtcccacaTACGGGGCAGATGGTCACCCCGGAAATTAGAGGGTTGCTTTAAAAACGTCACGGTTTTAGGGACAAAACCAGGGCGGGGACGCTGTGCTTGGGCCACGTGAGGTGTAAATCCAGGCCCCCCAGGGCGGATGGGTCGAGCCTGCCACCCCGGAGACAGCCGTCGAACATCGATGGGTATCCACTGCCGCTCCTCTGTTGCGCCGTGGGGCGCCAGCGACCCGCCCTGACGCTGCTCCTGAGGAGGGGAGGAGGCGGCTGTGAAGGGGGGGGGCTGCGGCTGCGTGGGGACGGAACGGTGCGTGGCGCGTGGGGAAGGAGGCACAGCACAGCCCGGCCTCTTCAGGCTCGGGTGACGCGCACGAGGCGGGCCGCACGCATGTGACCGTGAATCGGGGTCGGGCGGGAATCGTCCAGGTGCGGCGCGAGGACAAAGCGGGTCGCTGCGGCTCGCGGCGGTTAAACAGCGGCGGCGCACGCGCAGCACCCCGTCTCCCCCATCCCCCGCAGGGGAACCGATCTTCGCGGTCTCCCCGCCTGCCGGTTGCTAGGCAGACTTCGCACCTGACCAGCCCTAGGGCAGGCCTTTGAGGGGAGGGAGGTGCTAGCTCCTCAGTGAGCActagggaggggggcaggctgcgCTGGGGCCGAGTTGACGCCCTCCTTACGGGTCTCCGTGGGATGGGCTgatttccccttccccctgcttgctgttattggctttttggaGGTGCAGGACCCCTTTCTGTTTGGCGGGGGGCATCTCATGTCCTTTTGTTAGGAGTGCGTGGGATCCATCAGCACCAGGTGCAGCATCGTTGTCTGAGTGGCACCTTCTTTGAGGCCGTTATTGAGGGCGCTGTCCCCCCACGTGAGGTGGTGGTGGTATTGGGTGATTATACGTCAATTGAGGGGTGGTGGTGTTTTGGGTGGGTTGTCCTCTTTCTTTTTGGAGGCGACCATCCTTGGGGGTAGGCTACAGACTCTTGTGGGGGGATCACCAAGTGGGGATGTGGTGTCCTCTCCTTTAAAGAAGTATATTTGAGTGTGGGAGGAGTTGTCCTCTCCATTTTGGGCTGGGtggctcattttttttttcacagggtACTGGCTCCTTGCTCTCTTGGAGCAATTGTTACAGGGGAGTACcgcctgtttttgtttttttttttgagggcatGGTTATGATAACGTTTGCTGGAAGCATGCTTTGTTGTTGAAGGATTTGTTAGTGATTGATTCAGTTTCTAGTTTGAAGTCATGTCAGGATCGACTCCAAAACAGACCTCCAGTCCGCACAGAGCTGCTGATGTTCCTGATCCTGCTCGGGCTGGGCCGGATGGCCCAACTGACAGCTCCTTTGGTGAGCAAAACCTTAGCTTCACCACCACTGACCTCAACCTGGTGGAGATGACGGAAATAGAATACACCCAGCTCCAGCACATACTCTATTCGCACATGGAGGCACAAGCAAATGAAGGTGGAATGGAATCTAGACTCAATTCAGCTTTCTTCTCAGCTAGTAATCCTGCAGATCAAGCTCAGCACCAGTCCTCAGTGCATAATAATCAAGCTGGCTGTTCATCATACTCTGGGAGCCAGTCAGTTTACCCAGTTATCTGTCAGGCAGGTCTAGCTTCTGACAGCAATTTCATGGGTTCAAATCAATGTCTGGGGCATGTTGACTTTCAAGAGCTCAGAATGATGCTACTTAGTGAATCTAGTCTCCCTTTTAATGAAGTAGATAAAACACCTAACAGTAGCTCTGTAGAAGTCACAGGGCACAGTTTAGTAAGAGTTAAACATGGTGAAAATTTTGGTGTGACAAATAAAGAAACTGTACTTGTTGAAAATTCAGCACCAGCTCCCGACTCTAGATCTAAATCTGCAGTTCGTGTTCGGTTGGAAGACAGATTCAACAGCATCCAGACAGAAAACCCCAGATGTCAAGAGGCCCAAGAATCTGGAGTGACTCTTAACAAGTGTGTTGTCATTAACTTCAGTTTAAAGTACACTGTTAAATTATGTATTTTTATGTAATTCAGTATTAATATAGGCCGATTCAGATTTATGAACAGTGCTGTTTTTAATACTCAGAATGACTAGCTGTATGATTTGGCACAAATTAAGGAAGTGTGGGTTCAGGTCCCATGAGTTTCAACTTGTGCTTATTGACACTACATCTATAATTTGGTAATTTAGAAACAATTACACAATGCAGTTGTATAAATTTTCAACTTTTTCATGGCATCAATATCAAATGTAAGTAAAATATATAAACCAGAACTTTCGCTATATGTTAAACCCTACTTACTTTGCAAAAAGTAATGTAGATTTCATGACCTATTAACACACTAATTGCAGGACTCTACTTAGTGTTGTAATGTGAAAGGAGATCCATAGTGGTATCAGATTCTGGTCTGTATATATCCTCTGGCAGCAAGATATGAACTTCAGATTTCCATTCACTGCCActtattttgatattttataTTTGATATGTTACTGaacctgtgttttttttattacaACATAATATATTCTTTTTTTTAGTCTCAAACTTAGCTGAGGAAGTTAGTTTTATAAAGTACAACACTGTAATTTCACTAcacagaataaaataatttactaatCTGGTCCTTTTTGCAATGGAAGTCAATGAGGTAAATAGTTGGCCCCTAACGACCATGTGTATTTAAGGTAAATGGAAGTGATTTTTGTAGTTATTGTCAGTAGGACAGTAGCAGAAAAAATTTCTACAGCTGTCATTTTCAAGTAATacatcttatttatttatttttttatagtTTAGTAACACTAATTCGCCAACCAGCAGAACTAATGGGTGTTCCTCTTCACCAGCAGCAGAATAAACGTACTACATTAGTGAAAAATAAGACTGCTGCTGCAACTACTGCTTTACAGTTCACATATCCATTATTTACTATGAATACATGTTCTACTCCTGGAAGTGCTAATCCTTCACAAACACAGGTAGAtgttatattttctattattatttgtatCCTTCTCCATTGAAACTTTAAAAAAGCCTAAATTTGTAAAAGTCCTGTAAGATTTAACTAAAATACAATTAATTAAGTGGTCAAATCTGAAGTTATTTTATGGGATTTTGTTTAATAGGAACTTACATAGGTATGGtcaaagaaatttaaaatttatGTGACCTTTTAACATTCTGAAAGATGAAGTATGGTTCTCAATTATTTTGATTAACTCCTTATATGAATATGTAACCATCTGGCTGGACCAACAGTCTATTAGATTTCCTACCAGGAGCGTACTTTCGTTTTGATCACTTAATTCGCCAGTACATCAGTTTCCTCCACAAAGATACAGCTGACTGCAAGTAGGTGGTTAGCAAATGACATTTTCTCTTGGGTCCCgatccttgtttccattttcttttgaCAAAAACTCATGAAATGTAACTTTCTCACAGTTACTACTACAAGTCAAAAATAATAACTGGCATTGGCTTTCAGAAACTGCCAGCGGTACAACTGTAAAAATATACAAATCGTCTGGATATTGAAATCACCTGATTGGTGgtacagaaaaaaatcacaatagaCACTTGATTCATCAatacatttgtaaaatgggactaAAATTATAATAAGCATTATCATAGTCTTTTCACTTAATGCTTCCAATTTCCTTTCCAGAACTCTGGAACATCATGTACTGTTCTGGAAGCTGCCAAACATCAAGACCTTGGATTACCTAGAGCATTCTCTTTCTGTTATCATCAGGAAATTGAATCCACTAAACAAACAGTAGGCACTAGGAATAAAGCTTTACCTGAGCAAGTTTGGATCAAAGTAGGAGGTAAAATATTTAGCTTCTGCTCACATTGCTTTCTGCGCCACTCAACCTCAAATTATCTTTCTTCTAATTGTGCTTTTACTGGTTCCATATATGCAATGTGAACTCTACAAATCATCTACATAATCTGGAGGTATTTGACAGGCTTTCAGAAATGATAGACATCTATGTAAATATAATATTTACCCCCTCAGTGCTAGTTTTGGAAGTTTTATAACGGAGCCAAAACTGCAAGCCCCCCTGCACATCAATAGGAATTACAAAACCTGAATTCTCATTATTTCTTCAGGCTCTCTCTGGTAGTAAATCTCCACCTGAGGAACATCAAGGGTATCTCATAGCAATGAGTACAGGGTGGACCTTGTCACACAGATTCCTATGGAAATGTGTTGCTATAGTCAGGCAGTTATTCCGACATGGGCCTCTTTGTGGTTGTCTCTGCCCTCCACAGCTCGTCAGATCTGTAGGGTATCCTGGAAAAACCTGTCCATGTGGTATTTCTTTCTCTCTACTGTCCCATAGGATGACAACTGGAGTAGTGTGtatagttctgggcaccacatttcagggaagatgtggacaaattgcgggaaaaaagtccagagaagaaaaacaaaaaatattaaaggtctagaaaacatgacttatgagggaagattggaaGAATTTAGTTTGTTTGATCTGAAAAGGAGGAGACAGTTGAGGACATgttagttttcaagtacctaacagGCTAGGAGGGAGAACATTTCTCTCCGGAACCTTTGATGATGCTGAATTTGCAGCACAAgaggttaaattgcagcaaaggagggttaagttggaaattaggaaaaacttcctgacggTCAGGGTTATAAGCACTAATATAAATTGTCTAGTGAGGTCGtgaaatcttcatcattggagatttttaagattaGTTTAGACAAATACCAGCCAGGGACagcttagagcagtgtttcccaaactttatatagttgggacccttTTCTTTTTCAGTACGTTTtattgcagcccaaaaatataaacacagagaaaaaaaaagaat includes:
- the TCFL5 gene encoding transcription factor-like 5 protein — translated: MTEIEYTQLQHILYSHMEAQANEGGMESRLNSAFFSASNPADQAQHQSSVHNNQAGCSSYSGSQSVYPVICQAGLASDSNFMGSNQCLGHVDFQELRMMLLSESSLPFNEVDKTPNSSSVEVTGHSLVRVKHGENFAPDSRSKSAVRVRLEDRFNSIQTENPRCQEAQESGVTLNNLVTLIRQPAELMGVPLHQQQNKRTTLVKNKTAAATTALQFTYPLFTMNTCSTPGSANPSQTQNSGTSCTVLEAAKHQDLGLPRAFSFCYHQEIESTKQTVGTRNKALPEQVWIKVGEEALCKQAINKRSRSRIRPLDANVDRKPLSEIQNICDDQSTASAQGTWQSTQVNSSMQAQSGTHGGISQRRERHNRMERDRRRRIRICCDELNLLVPFCTADTDKATTLQWTTAFLKYIQERHGDSLKKEFETVFCGKTGRRLKLTRPDTLVTGPMQENIQNSTAMEIK